The Girardinichthys multiradiatus isolate DD_20200921_A chromosome 7, DD_fGirMul_XY1, whole genome shotgun sequence region tcttatttttattaaattcaaaactagaacatagaatatagtgggtggagttatacaatgatgtacagtaggtggcagtatgcatctctgaatttgttgcgaactgccagcagaagaagaagaagcagcagcagcactaggGCCAaaatgacggaccaagagcatatattaacgacattaagacatgtACAAACTTTtcaacattacctggctttgtaccgtagttccTTGGTCCGTCAtattggcgctagtgctgcttcttcttctgctagcgtttcgcaacaaattcagaggtgcataccgccacctactgtacatcattgtattacgccacccactatattctatgttttagttttgtattccATGAAAataacaatgctttatttataatgttCTTGATTTCCCCCaaatctcccctctgttccttatattccttttagactgaattatctctcATTCTGGCACTACGTtaactggcggtgaggagtgtgacagcgcatgcgcaaagcgaatcgactaactatgctccactaaccagcctgagatcacgtgacgccaagtcgctgatgtaaattcgtattctcattgaaaataaatcgtattcacaaactgttatagcatattgtattcataaagaataaaccacaactgtaaacttgaactttgtgtttgtaatttcttgaagctgtcacattttattttgtattcttatacagaaaatatacaatacctcttttggattttacgtatgcacaactattgaccaatatgcacacatttccgtctttacattcacattgtttttgacagcgttcttaccccatacacaATAGCTTCTTTTTTGTGTCTCTTGCTCATCATAAACCAAGTTTGCTGAATGTGGCTTTGCTTGGAATACTTATGTGTATTTTTGAGTGTGTCCGTGGTTTGGTCTTTGCATCTGCCTCACATCACCCATAGTATTcacaaaaaacagccataccACCAACCTTTTCTCTAAGTGACTTAAACCTAAACATATGAAGAGAGAATGTAGAGTTGGTAAAATTTTAATTGATAATTTGCAAAAAATGTGTGAAGCTCCTATGATAAACAAATGCATAATTAAGAGATGTATCTTTTATTGTAGATGTTTGTAATTGCAGCTCAGTGTGAAAGATCTTTATGCAGTTATGATTTCTACACCTAAGTAATAATACACCTTTTATTTAAGAAGGACGAAAAGGAATCATGCTCAGCTTAAGCAAGCTTCTGCATTATCTTGTTGATCCAGggtagaaaaaaattaattttcgtGAAGACATGAGGGTACACTGGATTATCACATTTTTTGTCTGCAGTGAAAGCAGTTATGCCCTGCAGCTTATTTTTGCAAATTAGAGGTCCACCGGAATCaccctagaaaaaaaaaaccaggaaGACTTGTAGTTTCACAGAAGGTATGAAATGTTCATTAACACAATGTAGAATACATAAGCAATGTTACTTGTGTgaggtttatatatatatatatatcttgatAGACAGTatgtattatttaattacctggCATATTCCCCCCTTCTTTTTAGTAAATGTGGTGCAAATCATgtggtctgaagaaaaatgtttggtccaaacatttttacattcagCGATGGACAGGATCTTTTCTGTCCCTTCTTTCAGAACATTTGAAGTAGGCTCTCTTGGTCCAGTTCCTCCCCAGCCAGCAACAAGACAACTGAGTTTGTCAgcgatttttttgtctttcttgggCAGGTCAAAGGGCTTCACGTACTTATTCTTTGTGgcattattttttaactgtaaaagaGGACAACGTATAAAGTTATCCCACAGGCGTtaggttttcttgtttttattaccATGATATGATTTGTAAAACTGTTCCCATTAAATCAGTCAAGACAAAGCTTATTACGACATTTAAAGTCACCATAGCTGACCAAAGTGCTGAATAAGAATGAGAAcctatatctttttttttttctttaaaggagacaatatttaaaaagctgGAAACATACATacagagacagagaggaaaGATAAGGAGaagaaaactgtgaaataattttttgacaGTGCATGTCTACCTTTAGAAGCATGATGTCGAAATCATATTTTCCAGTGTATTTTGGATGTGGAAAGAACTTTGCCACTTTGATCTTTTGCTGACTTTTCTCCACCTTGCTGAGGTCATGTGCTCCAAGCACCACCGTCATGTCACCTTGAGATCTTAAAACatgattagatttttttgttttattgaagaCCATGGTTTAGCACTTTGAAAAGAGCTAACTTGTTTcccagaaaaaaatacatatttagaacaaaaaaaaatccttttggtcattttatgtttgtttggaTTAATAAGCAACACTTTCATATGTATTTGGTTATTAATGTTGCATAAAAAGACTCACTGGCAGTGTGCTGCAGTTAGAACAAAATCCTTCCGAACAAGTATCCCACCACATGAATGTTTGTCTTGATATTGAAGGGATGCCATGTAGGGTCTGGAGTGGGGCTTGGAAACTTTGCCTCCAACTATGCTGCTGGCAGAAGCGCCTATAATATTGAGAAATGATCAAATcaggaaaaaaaggaatttcctaacaataaattaaaaaaaaaactgaaaaaaggtagaaaaaaaaggaaataaaactaCTCTTACCGGTGAGGGAGACCAACAGAAGGACGTAGATGATGGCACCTGTATGTATCATGGTTGCACAGAGGGAAAGAACAAAGCATATGACTTGCAGACCCTACCACCAGTTTTTATAGTAAACCACCGAACAGTTTCTAACGGAAGCATTGTGGGTAGGTCTCAGAGATGTTCCTGTTCAAGTTTAAGCTTTTACTGCAAATACCTTTGTTGCTGCATGCAAGAAAAATCACGGTAAAATTATCACCACTAATTGTTTCTATTCTCTACACTTCTAACTAAAACTATGACGTTACATTCCTGCCAAAAATCAGAGGAGCGTATTAAGCAATCACAACAGCGCATTTTTTAATCGAGAGAGCGCATAGCTCTGATTGCGGGCAAGAgaggaaatgaaataaaaattatataatcaagaattagaacaagttaaatgtataaaatgtttaggaatatggtttgatgagaaaatcctatggaatatacatattcagaaaataatagataaatgtaagaaagtattaaatattatgagatggttggctgg contains the following coding sequences:
- the LOC124870785 gene encoding mast cell protease 4-like codes for the protein MIHTGAIIYVLLLVSLTGASASSIVGGKVSKPHSRPYMASLQYQDKHSCGGILVRKDFVLTAAHCQSQGDMTVVLGAHDLSKVEKSQQKIKVAKFFPHPKYTGKYDFDIMLLKLKNNATKNKYVKPFDLPKKDKKIADKLSCLVAGWGGTGPREPTSNVLKEGTEKILSIAECKNVWTKHFSSDHMICTTFTKKKGGICQGDSGGPLICKNKLQGITAFTADKKCDNPVYPHVFTKINFFLPWINKIMQKLA